A stretch of Desulfotalea psychrophila LSv54 DNA encodes these proteins:
- a CDS encoding DUF6909 family protein, with protein sequence MDHLTKAQRSRRAIATFKTIADAIIIQGYYRPTDVMGEKLAEALIQISPEIYGSMNDPRVVELKGLEYVINRMPRGIEKCEKLVLTSVDDFAQTSFEKRTPLKRRRLSYAISETEMCFIVTRGESEVYDILTHIVFLNLEASKIHNLIRAEEDPVNGDWAKLKKLMESGVQLQGEDLELQGEELDQALWVLSKFLGRSYKETRDSYEYLEGTRLRDGANSSLFSFIYEIGRRCRGGCEVNPSSTFQIVCAPSMNDMIAASKYASVWAKSVIGAIVEGGLANRSLHIISANMHSCRNVLYGPGYLQRQDREVPSDLAVMVRELRDEEDDLEEYALAHGFRFWHDTSGSSIDVQFIDTSKVEVLHPSIVGDQWGEDAPVLLVIDYAFGTQAFTILDEFLRGQDDFPHCKLDVKSISVMGKAGILAGKKGDIMLASAYVLEGTPDNYIVDNDLAPEDFTICKKGIRVVTGSMLTVLGTSLQNSDLLKRFLKSKWGMVGLEMEGAHFQRAIGASIIRKRLSADVKVRCAYYASDNPLISGQTLASGPMGSEGVFSTYLVTRVILGKIFQSKIF encoded by the coding sequence ATGGACCATCTTACCAAGGCGCAACGGTCTCGTAGGGCAATTGCTACATTTAAAACCATAGCCGATGCGATTATTATTCAGGGTTATTATCGACCAACCGATGTGATGGGGGAGAAGTTGGCAGAGGCCCTCATTCAGATCAGTCCTGAAATATATGGTTCCATGAATGATCCGCGTGTCGTTGAGCTTAAAGGCTTGGAGTACGTGATTAATCGTATGCCCCGTGGAATTGAGAAATGTGAAAAACTTGTCCTTACCAGTGTTGACGATTTTGCTCAAACATCCTTTGAAAAGAGGACGCCACTTAAACGACGCAGGCTCTCCTATGCTATTTCTGAGACTGAAATGTGCTTTATCGTCACCCGGGGCGAGAGCGAGGTTTATGACATTCTTACTCATATTGTTTTTTTAAATCTTGAGGCCTCTAAGATACATAATTTGATACGGGCGGAAGAAGACCCCGTAAATGGCGACTGGGCCAAGTTAAAAAAACTGATGGAGAGTGGGGTTCAGCTTCAGGGGGAAGACCTTGAACTTCAGGGGGAAGAGCTTGATCAGGCCCTCTGGGTTCTCTCGAAATTTCTTGGTCGCAGCTATAAGGAAACCAGGGATAGTTATGAGTATTTGGAGGGAACTCGCCTGCGGGATGGTGCCAATAGCAGTCTCTTCTCCTTTATTTATGAAATAGGGAGGAGGTGCCGGGGTGGGTGTGAGGTAAACCCTTCCAGTACCTTTCAGATAGTATGTGCCCCTTCCATGAACGATATGATAGCCGCCAGTAAGTATGCATCTGTTTGGGCAAAGTCTGTTATAGGGGCTATTGTTGAGGGTGGTTTAGCGAATCGGTCCCTGCATATAATTAGTGCTAATATGCATTCCTGTCGTAACGTGCTCTATGGTCCTGGCTATTTACAGAGGCAAGATCGAGAGGTACCCAGTGATCTGGCGGTAATGGTGCGGGAGCTTAGGGATGAAGAAGATGATCTGGAGGAGTATGCCCTGGCGCATGGTTTTCGCTTTTGGCATGATACATCTGGCTCCAGTATTGATGTTCAGTTTATTGATACCTCTAAAGTTGAGGTGCTCCATCCATCTATTGTCGGCGACCAATGGGGAGAAGATGCCCCTGTGCTTCTGGTGATTGATTATGCCTTTGGTACCCAGGCCTTTACTATTCTTGATGAGTTTTTAAGGGGCCAGGACGATTTTCCCCACTGTAAACTTGATGTGAAATCTATCTCTGTTATGGGTAAGGCGGGCATTCTTGCTGGTAAAAAAGGTGACATTATGTTGGCCTCCGCCTATGTGCTTGAGGGTACACCTGATAACTATATTGTAGATAACGATTTGGCACCGGAAGATTTTACCATCTGTAAGAAGGGCATAAGAGTTGTTACGGGTTCAATGCTGACGGTCCTGGGCACCTCCCTGCAAAACAGCGATCTGCTCAAAAGATTTTTAAAATCCAAGTGGGGGATGGTGGGGCTGGAGATGGAGGGAGCCCATTTTCAGCGAGCAATTGGTGCGAGCATAATACGGAAAAGATTATCTGCTGATGTCAAGGTACGTTGTGCCTATTATGCATCGGATAACCCGCTTATAAGTGGTCAGACCCTTGCCTCCGGCCCCATGGGCTCGGAGGGGGTCTTCTCAACATATCTTGTTACCCGGGTAATCTTAGGGAAAATTTTTCAAAGTAAAATTTTTTAA
- the yihA gene encoding ribosome biogenesis GTP-binding protein YihA/YsxC has translation MNLNDITFLLSVHGLDQLPEDGLPEFAFAGRSNVGKSSLMNTLLRRSGFVKVSGRPGKTQGLNFFQAAEDCMLVDLPGYGFARVSKEMQNNWQKLITSYISEREALKCVVVIIDIRHEPKALDRQLLDWLREQKVPVLPIYTKIDKLSGNQLSRHAAILDAGHGIKKDERILFSSKTGQGRDELIAVLESYLA, from the coding sequence GTGAATTTAAACGATATTACGTTTCTCCTAAGTGTTCACGGTTTAGACCAGTTGCCTGAAGATGGTTTGCCTGAGTTTGCCTTTGCCGGTCGGTCTAATGTTGGTAAATCTAGTCTGATGAATACCCTGTTGAGACGAAGTGGTTTTGTTAAGGTAAGTGGCAGGCCGGGAAAAACCCAGGGATTGAATTTTTTCCAGGCTGCTGAAGATTGTATGCTCGTCGATTTACCTGGCTATGGTTTTGCCCGGGTCTCCAAAGAAATGCAAAATAACTGGCAAAAGCTGATCACCAGCTATATTTCCGAAAGAGAGGCTTTAAAGTGTGTTGTGGTTATTATTGATATTCGCCATGAGCCTAAGGCCCTTGATCGTCAATTGCTTGACTGGCTTCGTGAGCAGAAGGTGCCTGTTTTACCGATTTATACTAAAATAGATAAGTTGTCAGGTAATCAGCTTAGCAGGCATGCCGCCATTCTTGACGCAGGTCATGGAATCAAAAAAGATGAGCGAATCCTTTTTTCTTCTAAGACAGGCCAGGGGCGTGATGAATTAATTGCAGTCTTGGAATCCTATCTAGCTTAG